One genomic segment of Aquipluma nitroreducens includes these proteins:
- a CDS encoding penicillin-binding protein 1A encodes MTKDISVYKKYIRLFWYLYTAGVVAVFLMFFMIAQGWLGFMPSFEDLENPESLLASEVVSADGVVMGTYFKENRSFVNYNELSPVLLKALVATEDVRYYDHSGIDIRGLIRVVKGIVTGNTNSGGGSTISQQLAKMLFPRDNLDNKLQLIFRKFKEWVIAVKLEKSYTKEEILTMYLNKYDFLNLAVGIKSAATVYFNTTPDKLTLSQSAMLVGMAKNSSLYNPVRRPELTQQRRNVVLAQMEKYGYISKAEQNDAQSQPLNLDYHKVDFKTGLAPYFREYLRQALNADQPKRSDYAGWQIQKYKEDSVEWVVNPLYGWCKKNKKADGSTYNLYRDGLKIITTIDSRMQTYAEEAVNKHLKENLQPSFNKHMRVLKNRPFSNDLSAEVVDGIMNQGIKQSKRYWLAKNSGKSWDEIKQEFNRPVEMSVFSYKGDRDTLMTPLDSMKYYYSILRSSFMSMEIKTGHVKAYVGGPDYRHFMYDMVKGGKRQVGSTVKPFLYTLAMQNGMSPCSKVPNVPQQFIMYDGSIWEAKNSGKTKFDDKMVTLKWGLAHSVNQVSAWVMKQYNPQSVVDVMKKMGIYSPIDPVPSMFLGTSDVTLYEMVGAYGTFANKGVFTKPIFVTQIEDRHGNIISTFRSDRHDAIDEQTAYLMIELMRGVVDAGSGGRLRWSPDYGGFKGPIAGKTGTTQNHSDGWFIGVTPQLVNGSWTGAELRSIHFDDLQSGQGARMALPVWGYFMRKVYADRSLPYHDQADFERPANFSVNINCDDPESIEQEKDNSEEFF; translated from the coding sequence ATGACGAAAGATATTTCAGTATATAAAAAATACATACGCCTATTTTGGTATTTATACACGGCCGGTGTTGTTGCCGTTTTTCTGATGTTTTTTATGATTGCACAAGGATGGCTTGGTTTTATGCCTTCGTTTGAAGATCTTGAGAATCCGGAAAGTTTGCTTGCATCGGAAGTTGTTTCAGCCGATGGTGTTGTGATGGGTACGTATTTTAAGGAAAACCGCAGTTTTGTTAACTACAACGAACTTAGCCCGGTATTGCTTAAAGCGTTGGTGGCAACCGAAGATGTGAGGTATTACGATCATTCAGGAATCGATATTCGTGGATTGATACGAGTTGTAAAAGGAATTGTGACAGGTAACACCAATTCGGGAGGGGGAAGTACAATTAGCCAACAGCTTGCCAAAATGCTTTTCCCACGCGATAATCTCGATAATAAACTTCAGCTTATTTTCAGGAAATTTAAAGAATGGGTAATTGCGGTAAAACTTGAGAAAAGCTACACCAAAGAGGAAATACTAACCATGTACCTGAATAAATACGACTTCCTGAACCTTGCTGTTGGAATAAAGTCGGCTGCAACAGTCTATTTTAATACCACTCCTGATAAGTTGACCCTCTCTCAGTCTGCCATGTTGGTTGGAATGGCAAAAAATTCCTCGTTGTATAATCCGGTACGTCGGCCCGAACTTACACAACAACGCCGGAATGTGGTATTGGCTCAAATGGAGAAATATGGTTACATTTCGAAAGCTGAACAAAATGATGCCCAATCGCAACCCTTAAATCTTGATTACCATAAAGTCGATTTCAAAACTGGATTGGCGCCCTATTTTAGGGAATATCTTCGCCAGGCATTGAATGCTGATCAGCCCAAACGATCGGATTATGCCGGATGGCAAATTCAGAAATACAAAGAAGATTCGGTGGAGTGGGTTGTTAATCCATTATACGGATGGTGCAAAAAAAACAAAAAAGCCGATGGGTCGACCTATAATTTGTATCGGGACGGACTCAAGATTATCACAACCATCGATTCGAGAATGCAGACTTATGCCGAAGAAGCTGTGAATAAACACCTGAAGGAAAACTTGCAGCCATCGTTCAATAAGCACATGCGTGTTTTGAAGAATCGTCCATTTTCAAACGATTTATCGGCAGAGGTAGTTGACGGGATTATGAATCAAGGCATAAAGCAATCGAAACGCTATTGGTTGGCCAAAAATAGTGGCAAGTCATGGGACGAAATCAAACAAGAATTCAACCGTCCGGTGGAGATGTCGGTCTTTTCGTACAAAGGCGATCGCGACACATTGATGACCCCTCTAGATTCGATGAAATATTATTACAGTATTCTTCGATCCTCGTTCATGTCGATGGAAATTAAAACCGGTCATGTAAAAGCTTATGTTGGAGGACCCGATTATCGTCATTTTATGTACGACATGGTAAAGGGCGGAAAGCGTCAGGTGGGATCGACAGTAAAACCATTTTTATATACATTGGCCATGCAGAATGGTATGTCGCCTTGCAGCAAAGTGCCAAATGTGCCTCAGCAATTCATTATGTACGATGGTTCTATCTGGGAAGCTAAAAATTCGGGGAAAACGAAGTTTGATGATAAGATGGTTACGCTGAAATGGGGTTTGGCTCACTCGGTGAACCAGGTTTCTGCCTGGGTAATGAAACAGTATAACCCGCAATCAGTCGTTGATGTGATGAAGAAAATGGGTATTTATAGCCCAATAGATCCGGTACCTTCTATGTTTTTGGGTACATCAGATGTTACTTTGTATGAAATGGTGGGAGCCTATGGTACATTTGCCAATAAGGGTGTTTTTACCAAACCCATTTTTGTAACCCAAATTGAGGATCGACATGGAAACATTATATCCACATTTCGATCGGATAGGCATGATGCAATTGATGAGCAGACGGCTTATCTGATGATTGAATTAATGCGCGGCGTGGTTGATGCTGGTTCTGGTGGCCGGCTGCGATGGAGCCCCGACTATGGTGGGTTCAAAGGTCCGATTGCAGGTAAGACCGGAACTACGCAGAATCATTCTGATGGCTGGTTTATTGGAGTTACGCCACAATTGGTAAATGGGTCATGGACCGGCGCTGAACTTCGAAGTATCCATTTTGACGATTTGCAATCGGGGCAGGGAGCTCGTATGGCTCTTCCGGTTTGGGGATATTTTATGCGAAAGGTATATGCCGATCGCAGTTTGCCATATCACGATCAGGCTGATTTCGAAAGGCCAGCCAATTTCTCGGTGAATATCAATTGCGATGATCCGGAGAGTATTGAACAGGAAAAGGATAATTCGGAGGAATTCTTTTAG
- the topA gene encoding type I DNA topoisomerase has product MYENLVIVESPAKAKTIEKFLGKDFFVTSSMGHIRDLEKKDFGIDIQNNFTPKYEITSDKKKLVTELKKLAKDSKVIWLASDEDREGEAISWHLQETLGLDPKTTKRIVFHEITKEAILNAVQNPRPLDLNLVNAQQARRVLDRIVGFEVSPVLWKKVKPSLSAGRVQSVAVRLIVEREREIIGFTTTSAFRVSASFLVPEKDGKITELKAELNRRFDTKEEANAFLEKCKNAEFQISEVVKKPARRSPAPPFITSTLQQEASRKLGFSVSQTMSIAQKLYESGKVTYMRTDSVNLSGLAIDAAKQMIIKTMGEKYHQVRQFKTKSKGAQEAHEAIRPAYMDQEEISGTNQEKKLYDLIWKRTIASQMAEAELEKTTVTIDISTVPEKFVATGEVLIFDGFLRVYIESSDDEDQNGGQKGLLPALSAKQILRWDKIHATERFTQKPPRYTEASLVKKLEEQGIGRPSTYAPIITTVQNRGYVVKEDRPGTEREFTELILSGQKISSKVKTEQTGAEKSKLFPTDIGMVVNDFLVKYFDLIMDYNFTAKVEKEFDEIAEGELVWNDMIQSFYTPFHSKVENALNEAERTNGVRVLGTDPTSGLEISVKIGRFGPLAQLGEVTEGGEKPQFASLRSGQHIETITLEDALELFKLPRNLGEYEGKTVTVAIGRFGPYVRHDSKFISLEKNVDDPYSIELTRAIELIEGKREKDANALIKAFEENPELKILNGRWGPYIVYKKNNYKIPKTTDAAQLSLDDCMTLIDKQPAPKKSRKK; this is encoded by the coding sequence ATGTACGAAAATCTTGTTATAGTTGAGTCACCTGCCAAAGCAAAAACGATTGAAAAATTCTTAGGGAAAGACTTTTTTGTTACCTCAAGCATGGGGCACATCAGGGATCTCGAAAAAAAAGATTTTGGAATTGACATTCAAAATAACTTTACTCCCAAATACGAAATCACATCCGACAAAAAGAAATTAGTAACCGAATTAAAGAAACTGGCGAAAGACTCTAAGGTCATTTGGTTGGCATCGGACGAGGACCGCGAGGGAGAAGCCATTTCGTGGCACCTTCAGGAAACACTCGGATTAGATCCTAAAACGACAAAGCGGATTGTGTTTCACGAAATTACTAAAGAAGCAATCCTGAATGCCGTTCAGAATCCCCGTCCGCTCGATTTGAATCTGGTTAACGCCCAACAAGCACGCCGGGTACTTGACCGAATTGTGGGTTTCGAAGTTTCACCGGTTTTGTGGAAAAAAGTAAAACCATCGTTGTCTGCAGGAAGGGTTCAGTCGGTTGCAGTCAGGCTTATTGTTGAAAGAGAGCGTGAAATAATAGGTTTCACAACGACTTCAGCATTCCGTGTATCTGCAAGTTTTCTTGTTCCGGAAAAAGATGGAAAAATAACTGAACTAAAGGCAGAATTGAATCGCCGTTTTGATACAAAAGAGGAAGCAAACGCTTTTCTTGAAAAATGTAAAAATGCCGAATTTCAAATTAGTGAAGTTGTCAAAAAACCAGCAAGACGCTCTCCAGCCCCACCGTTCATCACTTCAACCTTGCAACAGGAAGCAAGCCGGAAATTAGGATTCTCGGTTTCTCAGACCATGAGCATCGCCCAAAAGCTATACGAATCAGGAAAGGTCACATACATGCGTACCGACTCGGTGAACCTGTCTGGATTAGCCATTGATGCTGCCAAACAAATGATCATCAAAACGATGGGTGAAAAATACCACCAGGTTCGTCAGTTTAAAACAAAGTCGAAAGGAGCGCAGGAAGCTCACGAAGCCATTCGCCCGGCCTACATGGATCAGGAAGAAATTTCGGGAACGAATCAGGAAAAAAAATTATACGATCTGATCTGGAAACGCACCATAGCTTCTCAGATGGCCGAAGCCGAACTGGAGAAAACTACGGTAACCATTGACATCTCGACTGTTCCGGAAAAATTCGTTGCAACCGGCGAAGTTTTGATTTTCGACGGGTTCTTGCGGGTTTATATTGAATCAAGCGATGACGAAGATCAGAATGGCGGACAAAAAGGATTACTTCCGGCTTTAAGTGCCAAACAAATTTTGCGTTGGGATAAAATTCATGCAACCGAACGTTTTACCCAAAAACCACCACGTTATACGGAAGCCAGTCTGGTGAAAAAGCTCGAAGAACAAGGCATTGGCCGGCCATCAACGTATGCACCGATTATCACAACTGTTCAGAACAGAGGTTATGTAGTCAAAGAAGATCGCCCAGGAACTGAACGCGAATTCACCGAATTAATCCTTTCAGGTCAAAAGATTTCATCAAAAGTAAAGACGGAACAGACCGGCGCTGAAAAATCGAAATTGTTTCCTACTGATATTGGGATGGTCGTTAACGACTTTCTGGTTAAGTATTTTGATCTGATCATGGATTATAACTTCACGGCCAAAGTTGAAAAGGAATTTGACGAAATAGCTGAAGGTGAATTGGTTTGGAACGATATGATTCAAAGTTTTTATACTCCATTTCATTCTAAAGTTGAAAACGCATTAAACGAGGCCGAACGCACAAATGGAGTTCGGGTTCTCGGAACTGATCCGACTTCGGGACTTGAAATTTCAGTAAAAATCGGACGGTTTGGCCCACTGGCTCAACTGGGCGAGGTTACCGAAGGAGGAGAAAAACCTCAATTTGCCAGTTTGCGCTCAGGGCAACACATCGAGACGATTACGCTTGAAGATGCACTCGAACTATTTAAATTACCGCGAAATTTGGGAGAGTACGAAGGCAAAACAGTTACCGTAGCCATCGGTAGATTTGGCCCGTATGTCCGACACGACAGTAAATTTATTTCGCTCGAAAAAAATGTCGATGATCCTTATTCCATCGAATTAACAAGGGCGATTGAACTGATTGAAGGCAAAAGAGAGAAAGATGCAAATGCATTAATTAAAGCATTTGAAGAAAATCCTGAACTCAAAATCCTGAATGGAAGATGGGGTCCATACATCGTTTACAAAAAGAACAATTACAAAATCCCGAAAACTACGGATGCGGCACAACTTTCACTCGATGATTGTATGACGCTGATTGATAAACAGCCAGCGCCCAAAAAGTCAAGGAAAAAATAA
- a CDS encoding formimidoylglutamase, with protein MDLLHYFDPIDFEKVKCPEWANKKHTLGYLLQKNQEKLKPEKADLLIIGVPEDRNSVVGGSAKAPDEIRKHLYSLNRIGSRFKIYDLGNLKLGVTANDSYFALRDICEQILNHHQTLVVLGGSQDLTFGMSKAFEGRLFNMVTVDPKLDFRKGVKTLNSENYLNLIFEKQKNLYSYTALAYQNYFVDPSDIDLFNNYHWEVKRLGQVRYDLTSVEPILRDANVFSFDMNAVRCIDAPGQSMASPNGLYSEEACQVARYAGISDVLNIAGFFNLLPDKDLSSNSSNLMAQIVWHFIEGFFNRKPEDPLDDSEDFNQFMVDMSDINMTLVFFQSRVSGRWWMEISDFENRKGGMYIVPCDEDDYKKASLGDIPDRWWKNIRKMSKRQNK; from the coding sequence ATGGACTTGCTACATTATTTTGATCCTATTGATTTTGAAAAGGTTAAATGTCCCGAATGGGCTAACAAGAAACATACATTAGGGTATTTGTTGCAGAAAAATCAAGAAAAACTCAAGCCCGAAAAAGCAGACCTGCTTATTATTGGTGTTCCTGAAGATCGGAATTCGGTTGTTGGGGGTTCTGCTAAGGCTCCTGATGAAATCAGGAAACACTTATATAGTTTGAACCGGATTGGTTCGCGATTTAAAATCTACGATCTGGGGAATCTGAAACTGGGCGTTACAGCCAACGATTCGTATTTTGCGTTACGTGATATTTGCGAGCAAATTCTTAACCACCATCAAACCCTGGTTGTTCTTGGTGGAAGCCAGGATCTCACATTTGGAATGTCCAAAGCTTTTGAAGGCCGCCTTTTCAACATGGTAACTGTTGATCCAAAACTTGATTTCAGGAAAGGAGTAAAGACACTTAATTCAGAAAACTACCTGAACCTGATTTTTGAAAAGCAAAAGAACCTTTATTCGTATACCGCACTGGCTTATCAAAACTATTTTGTAGATCCATCAGACATTGACCTTTTTAACAATTATCACTGGGAAGTAAAAAGATTAGGTCAGGTTAGATACGATCTCACCTCAGTCGAACCAATTCTGCGCGATGCAAATGTATTTAGTTTCGACATGAATGCCGTTCGCTGTATTGATGCACCCGGACAATCCATGGCCTCACCCAACGGATTATATTCGGAAGAAGCTTGTCAGGTCGCAAGATATGCCGGAATAAGTGATGTTTTGAATATCGCAGGCTTTTTCAATCTACTACCCGACAAAGACCTCAGTTCGAATTCGTCAAACCTGATGGCTCAAATTGTTTGGCATTTCATCGAAGGATTTTTTAATCGCAAACCAGAAGATCCGCTGGACGATTCGGAAGACTTTAATCAATTCATGGTCGATATGTCTGACATCAACATGACGCTGGTCTTTTTTCAAAGCCGGGTTTCAGGAAGATGGTGGATGGAAATTTCGGATTTTGAAAACAGAAAAGGAGGAATGTATATTGTGCCTTGTGATGAGGACGATTACAAGAAAGCATCGCTCGGAGATATACCAGACAGATGGTGGAAAAACATAAGAAAGATGAGCAAAAGACAAAATAAATGA
- a CDS encoding PorP/SprF family type IX secretion system membrane protein codes for MKKIFCFLFLYIIAILAAIAQQDPQFSFNKATQLTVNPGYAGIDGAMSGVILNRYQWVGISGAPKTLVFSVGSAGKVFGLNSGFGFNIISDEIGFSKNILVSFDYAYQKKTGIGDLGFGVSMGFYNMAINGADRWHFPTGEFWNSSDTKFPQSEASQLAFDAGLGVHLRSKDYFFGASVTHLNQASIILGDEARSFLARHYYLSAGYNIRLTDPLFELQPAVYFKSDGVSFQTDFLVDLVYKKRFSAGLNYRINDAICVLLGFELNNGLKIGYAYDIITSALSGYTGGSHEIYLSYSLDLGKNRNKKYKSVRYL; via the coding sequence ATGAAAAAAATATTTTGTTTTTTATTTTTATATATAATAGCTATCTTAGCCGCAATTGCCCAACAGGATCCGCAGTTCAGCTTTAACAAAGCGACTCAGCTTACTGTTAACCCGGGATACGCAGGAATTGATGGAGCAATGAGTGGTGTGATACTCAACAGATATCAGTGGGTTGGTATTTCAGGAGCCCCTAAAACACTGGTATTTAGCGTTGGTTCAGCCGGCAAAGTATTTGGCTTAAATAGTGGTTTTGGGTTCAATATAATTAGCGACGAAATCGGATTTTCAAAGAATATTTTGGTTAGCTTTGATTATGCATACCAGAAAAAAACAGGGATTGGCGATTTAGGTTTTGGTGTTAGTATGGGTTTTTACAACATGGCAATCAATGGTGCCGATCGTTGGCATTTCCCAACAGGTGAATTTTGGAATTCATCAGACACCAAATTTCCCCAGTCTGAAGCGAGTCAATTGGCATTTGATGCTGGATTGGGAGTACATTTAAGATCGAAGGATTACTTTTTTGGAGCCTCAGTAACACATTTAAATCAGGCTTCAATTATACTCGGAGACGAGGCACGTTCATTTTTGGCACGACATTATTATTTATCAGCAGGTTACAATATCAGGTTAACTGATCCGTTATTTGAATTGCAACCAGCGGTCTATTTCAAATCGGATGGAGTTAGTTTCCAGACCGATTTCTTAGTTGATCTGGTTTATAAAAAGCGGTTTTCTGCTGGCTTAAATTACAGAATTAACGACGCAATTTGCGTTCTTTTAGGGTTTGAATTAAATAATGGATTAAAGATAGGTTATGCCTACGATATAATAACATCTGCATTATCAGGGTACACAGGTGGCTCACACGAGATTTATCTGAGTTACAGCCTTGATCTTGGCAAAAACAGGAATAAAAAATACAAGAGTGTAAGATACTTGTAA
- the porK gene encoding T9SS ring complex lipoprotein PorK/GldK: MKKLFSIGLVILMIFSLSSCNKSGNGELTGVKGRGKWFEPTPYGMTFIHRGSFNLGPNDQDVTSSSTPAKTVSVDAFWMDDTEITNNEYRQFIQWVRDSIARTTLSEQFPEFMNSEDRKGNPIDPPRINWKEKLDWSNPDYSEALAPMFIPENERFFKKKEIDSRKLFYNYQWIDLKQAARRVNMYNYETQSYSGGSVTDTKGEEKAVENRSSFIFSNQVNIYPDTLTWIRDFTFSYNEPWATRYFWHPGFDDYPVVGVTWEQAKAFCNWRTKLHNDFLSSQREATLQDYRLPTEVEWEYAARGDHQSSMYPWGGYYTRQQDGVFLANFKPLRGNYVEDGGMATMKVGSYEANDFGLYDMSGNVAEWTSSAYDESAYMYINDFNPNFEYNARPGDAPAMKRKVIRGGSWKDISAFLQVSTRSFEYQDTTKSYIGFRCVRSSFGNEF; this comes from the coding sequence ATGAAAAAACTTTTTTCTATTGGGTTAGTTATTTTGATGATTTTTTCGCTATCAAGTTGTAACAAATCAGGCAATGGAGAACTAACGGGAGTAAAGGGAAGAGGAAAATGGTTTGAACCAACTCCTTATGGAATGACCTTTATTCACAGAGGATCTTTCAATCTCGGACCAAATGATCAGGATGTAACATCATCCTCAACACCAGCAAAAACAGTTTCAGTTGATGCATTTTGGATGGATGATACCGAAATCACCAACAATGAATACCGACAGTTTATTCAATGGGTTAGAGACTCAATTGCACGAACAACCTTATCGGAGCAGTTTCCGGAATTTATGAATAGTGAGGATCGAAAAGGTAATCCGATTGATCCACCTCGAATTAACTGGAAAGAAAAATTGGATTGGAGTAATCCGGATTATAGCGAAGCTCTGGCTCCAATGTTTATTCCCGAAAACGAACGGTTTTTCAAGAAAAAAGAAATCGACTCACGAAAATTGTTTTACAATTACCAGTGGATTGATTTAAAACAGGCTGCCCGACGTGTAAACATGTACAATTATGAAACCCAAAGCTACAGTGGTGGAAGTGTAACCGACACAAAAGGAGAAGAAAAAGCAGTAGAAAACCGTTCATCGTTTATTTTTAGCAACCAGGTAAATATCTATCCTGATACCTTAACCTGGATCAGAGATTTTACATTTTCATACAATGAGCCGTGGGCGACCCGTTATTTTTGGCATCCCGGATTTGATGATTATCCTGTTGTAGGAGTTACCTGGGAACAAGCCAAGGCATTCTGCAATTGGAGAACCAAACTTCACAACGATTTCCTTTCAAGCCAAAGAGAAGCAACTTTGCAGGATTACCGATTACCAACTGAAGTTGAGTGGGAGTATGCAGCTCGTGGAGATCACCAGTCATCAATGTACCCATGGGGTGGATATTATACCCGCCAGCAAGATGGTGTCTTCCTTGCCAACTTTAAGCCGTTAAGAGGAAACTATGTTGAAGATGGAGGAATGGCAACCATGAAAGTTGGAAGTTACGAAGCAAATGATTTCGGGCTTTACGATATGTCAGGTAATGTTGCTGAATGGACAAGTTCGGCCTATGATGAGTCCGCTTACATGTACATCAATGATTTCAATCCAAACTTTGAATATAATGCAAGACCAGGAGATGCTCCTGCGATGAAGCGTAAAGTTATACGTGGAGGCTCCTGGAAAGATATTTCCGCATTTCTCCAGGTCTCAACAAGAAGCTTTGAATATCAGGATACGACCAAATCCTATATTGGCTTCCGTTGCGTTCGTTCTTCCTTTGGAAACGAATTTTAA
- the porL gene encoding type IX secretion system motor protein PorL/GldL, with amino-acid sequence MNIGEILKTKRWKVLMGYVYGWGASLVLIGALFKLQHWNHSGIMLTIGLLTEAFIFFLSAFEPPLEQPDWAKVYPELQEDYELLEPIEEAQNNGKVGNLDALLNSTNITPELLAKIGKSLVDLSNTASGISDISTATLATDIYVRNLNSASESMMAFSEMNTQANHTINNSIGELVNSYSNTAHKISETGENMLSRLNESSVKFTKQMDESGSKLTESYQRFSGTMEKGLKDFEVNSSSYGESLHKLNKNIESLNVGYEKQLKGTSDQIHASAKFFEELNQMNQIIASSAQEMKKYKENAEKLNSHLDALNSVYGNMLGAMNYKKK; translated from the coding sequence ATGAATATTGGTGAAATACTTAAGACAAAAAGGTGGAAAGTATTAATGGGGTATGTCTATGGTTGGGGTGCTTCCCTGGTACTCATCGGTGCTCTATTTAAACTTCAGCACTGGAATCATTCCGGAATCATGCTTACCATTGGTTTGTTGACAGAAGCATTTATTTTCTTCCTTTCTGCTTTTGAACCACCATTGGAACAACCTGACTGGGCCAAAGTTTATCCTGAATTACAGGAAGATTATGAACTTTTAGAACCGATTGAAGAAGCTCAGAATAATGGCAAGGTTGGAAATTTAGACGCATTATTAAACAGCACCAATATTACTCCTGAGCTGTTGGCAAAAATTGGCAAAAGCTTAGTTGATTTGTCTAATACCGCATCAGGAATAAGCGACATTTCAACAGCAACTCTGGCGACCGACATCTATGTCAGGAACCTGAATTCAGCTTCAGAATCGATGATGGCGTTTTCAGAAATGAATACTCAGGCCAACCATACAATTAATAATTCGATTGGTGAATTGGTAAATTCATATAGTAACACAGCACACAAGATTTCGGAAACAGGTGAAAATATGCTGTCGAGACTAAATGAATCAAGTGTAAAATTCACCAAACAAATGGATGAATCAGGCAGTAAACTTACCGAATCTTACCAAAGGTTTTCTGGCACCATGGAAAAGGGATTAAAAGATTTCGAAGTAAATTCTTCGAGCTATGGTGAAAGCTTACATAAACTGAACAAGAATATTGAATCATTGAATGTAGGCTACGAAAAACAATTAAAAGGGACAAGCGATCAAATACATGCCTCAGCAAAATTCTTCGAAGAGCTTAACCAGATGAACCAGATTATCGCTTCATCGGCACAAGAAATGAAGAAATACAAGGAAAATGCCGAAAAATTAAATTCACACCTAGATGCTCTGAATTCGGTTTATGGAAATATGCTGGGAGCCATGAATTATAAAAAGAAGTAA
- the porM gene encoding type IX secretion system motor protein PorM/GldM — protein sequence MSSKNCPESTRQKMINMMYLVLTAMLALNVASEVLESFRIVDASLTQTLNNIKRKNDQIYGAFDAAYISNPAKVKEWKDKADQVNKRTTDLITQIKDLKEQLALASGGIPLKQAQAEGASLVSGEPFLVNSKGDTILIKKEDDLNTPSEIMIKQKKANDLKNSINGYRDFLASFMENGSPLSENIIKQLDTSDPKINLKEGGEKKSWESLHFENKPLIAVITLLSKMQIDIENAETNVISSLFSQIDAASFKFNRLGARILATSTYVLQGDQFEAEIFLAAEDTTQQPEIFVGNTKLTMRDGKGIYKVPASQVGTFKWGGLIKYKNPEGNINSYPFQGEYQVGKPSATVSPTKMNVMYIGIANPIKISVPGAASENLVVTLNNGRIEKAGDDYLAYPSKLDATGKSTTISVSIRSGSELRPMGSMDFRVKEVPPPLATIGGKNGGNLKKEELLAEDGLFADLKDFDFDLKFKVTQFDVNISGTYVKTYSSKDNKFTSEQKDQFGKLTQGSIIFIDNIMAKGDDGQPARPLSPISFKIR from the coding sequence ATGTCAAGTAAAAATTGCCCGGAATCAACGAGGCAAAAAATGATTAATATGATGTATCTGGTGTTAACAGCAATGTTAGCATTAAATGTGGCATCCGAAGTACTTGAATCGTTCCGGATTGTTGACGCTAGTTTAACCCAGACTCTTAATAATATAAAACGGAAAAATGATCAAATATATGGGGCATTTGATGCTGCATATATTTCGAATCCGGCTAAAGTTAAAGAATGGAAAGATAAAGCCGATCAGGTAAACAAAAGAACTACTGATTTAATTACACAAATTAAGGACCTGAAAGAACAACTGGCATTAGCTTCGGGTGGAATACCACTAAAGCAGGCCCAGGCTGAAGGTGCATCTCTTGTATCTGGGGAACCATTCCTTGTTAATAGCAAGGGCGATACCATCCTGATCAAAAAAGAGGATGATTTAAATACTCCTTCGGAGATCATGATCAAGCAGAAGAAAGCAAATGATTTGAAGAACAGCATAAACGGATACCGCGACTTCCTAGCGTCCTTTATGGAAAACGGTTCTCCTCTAAGTGAAAATATTATTAAACAGTTGGACACATCCGACCCCAAAATTAATCTGAAAGAGGGTGGGGAAAAGAAGTCTTGGGAAAGCTTGCATTTTGAAAACAAACCATTGATTGCGGTCATAACTTTGCTTTCGAAAATGCAAATCGACATTGAAAATGCCGAAACAAATGTTATTTCCAGTCTTTTTAGCCAGATAGATGCTGCATCGTTCAAATTCAACAGACTGGGAGCAAGAATACTTGCAACATCAACTTACGTGCTTCAAGGTGACCAGTTTGAGGCCGAAATCTTCTTAGCAGCCGAGGATACAACGCAACAACCCGAAATATTTGTAGGCAATACTAAACTGACCATGCGTGATGGAAAAGGAATATATAAAGTTCCTGCTTCGCAAGTTGGTACATTTAAATGGGGTGGTTTAATAAAATATAAAAATCCGGAAGGGAACATTAACAGTTATCCTTTTCAGGGCGAATATCAGGTAGGAAAGCCAAGCGCCACTGTTTCACCTACGAAAATGAATGTGATGTATATCGGAATTGCAAATCCTATAAAAATCTCGGTTCCAGGCGCTGCATCTGAGAATTTGGTAGTCACTTTAAACAATGGTCGTATTGAGAAAGCCGGAGATGATTACCTTGCCTATCCATCAAAACTTGATGCTACAGGCAAAAGTACCACAATATCGGTTTCAATTAGATCTGGCAGCGAATTAAGACCAATGGGTTCGATGGATTTCAGGGTAAAAGAAGTACCACCACCACTTGCAACAATTGGAGGAAAAAATGGAGGGAACCTAAAAAAAGAAGAATTATTAGCTGAAGATGGACTCTTTGCTGATTTAAAGGATTTTGACTTTGATTTGAAGTTCAAGGTAACGCAATTTGATGTAAACATTTCTGGAACATACGTAAAAACATACAGTTCGAAAGACAATAAGTTTACTTCCGAACAAAAAGACCAGTTTGGGAAGTTAACACAAGGAAGTATAATATTTATAGATAACATTATGGCGAAAGGGGACGATGGCCAACCAGCGCGTCCATTATCTCCTATCAGTTTTAAAATAAGATAG